A genomic window from Pseudonocardia broussonetiae includes:
- a CDS encoding class I adenylate-forming enzyme family protein: MRELVSDVDRRDPGDVLALDADGAHTVGELRAAADDLAAALTARTGGAPTLLVQADNSWRTVVAALALGRVGGTLALLSRHATRQEFEAAREDLDPDAVLASRPTADAWAVDPSAGDAVLDGWSLTGRPARGGRRWRDGVVIGLTSGSTGRAKGVVQTEAALRYAGRATVDAVGLRAGDTVAALVPLSSAAAICFGLYLPLMIGGRVLLADRWDPAAAVDLMAEHEARWTMCVPTMALQMGSAARTEGLLTPMAAMTVGGGPMDAGALGRAERRLGTRILRVFGMSECLGHTTSLPDQEVAVRLGTDGTPFPGTELRAVDAAGAPLPVGVTGRAQVRGPSLFAGYARDGAVVPPELTADGFFPTGDLVEVAADGTVAIKGREKDIIIRGGRNIDITEVESAVARHPHVEQVCVVPVPDELLGERIALLAVTDGEELDLVEIQRHLADTGLTKGKWPEFLFRVDSLPQNRVGKLSRPDAARIARELRDGATA, translated from the coding sequence ATGAGGGAGCTCGTCTCGGACGTCGACCGGCGCGACCCGGGGGACGTCCTCGCCCTCGACGCGGACGGCGCCCACACCGTCGGCGAGCTGCGTGCCGCCGCGGACGACCTCGCCGCGGCGCTCACCGCGCGGACGGGCGGGGCTCCCACCCTGCTGGTGCAGGCCGACAACTCCTGGCGCACGGTGGTCGCCGCGCTCGCCCTCGGTCGGGTCGGGGGCACGCTCGCCCTCCTGAGCAGGCACGCCACGCGTCAGGAGTTCGAGGCCGCCCGCGAGGACCTGGACCCGGACGCGGTCCTCGCCTCGCGCCCGACGGCCGACGCGTGGGCGGTCGATCCGTCGGCCGGCGACGCCGTCCTCGACGGCTGGTCCCTCACCGGCAGGCCGGCCCGCGGCGGGCGGCGCTGGCGGGACGGGGTCGTCATCGGCCTGACCTCCGGCTCGACCGGCCGGGCCAAGGGCGTGGTCCAGACCGAGGCGGCGCTGCGCTATGCCGGACGCGCCACGGTCGACGCCGTCGGCCTGCGCGCCGGGGACACCGTCGCGGCCCTGGTGCCGCTGTCCTCCGCGGCCGCGATCTGCTTCGGGCTCTACCTGCCCCTGATGATCGGGGGACGGGTGCTGCTGGCGGACCGCTGGGACCCCGCTGCCGCCGTCGACCTGATGGCCGAGCACGAGGCGCGCTGGACGATGTGCGTGCCCACCATGGCCCTGCAGATGGGCTCCGCCGCCCGCACCGAGGGTCTGCTGACCCCGATGGCGGCGATGACGGTGGGCGGCGGCCCGATGGATGCCGGCGCCCTCGGTCGCGCCGAGCGCCGGCTCGGCACGCGGATCCTGCGCGTCTTCGGGATGTCGGAGTGCCTGGGGCACACCACCTCCCTGCCCGACCAGGAGGTCGCTGTCCGGCTCGGCACGGACGGGACACCGTTCCCCGGGACGGAGCTGCGCGCCGTCGACGCCGCGGGGGCTCCGCTGCCGGTCGGCGTGACGGGCCGGGCGCAGGTCCGGGGGCCGTCGCTGTTCGCGGGCTATGCGCGCGACGGGGCGGTCGTGCCGCCCGAGCTGACCGCCGACGGCTTCTTCCCCACCGGCGACCTGGTCGAGGTCGCGGCCGACGGCACCGTCGCGATCAAGGGGCGCGAGAAGGACATCATCATCCGGGGCGGTCGCAACATCGACATCACCGAGGTCGAGTCCGCGGTCGCCCGTCACCCGCACGTCGAGCAGGTGTGCGTGGTGCCCGTTCCGGACGAGCTCCTGGGCGAGCGGATCGCCCTGCTCGCCGTGACCGACGGGGAGGAGCTGGACCTCGTGGAGATCCAGCGGCACCTGGCGGACACCGGCCTGACCAAGGGCAAGTGGCCCGAGTTCCTGTTCCGCGTGGACTCCCTGCCGCAGAACCGGGTGGGCAAGCTCTCCCGGCCCGACGCCGCCCGGATCGCCCGTGAGCTGCGCGACGGCGCGACCGCCTGA
- a CDS encoding MFS transporter yields MSQVTTEEATRTGRRASTAAAVGTAIEYYDFAIYGYLAVVLAPLFFPGGDGLVGLLATLVVVASGFAARPVGGLIFGRLGDRRGRRAVLLVTVALMGVSTVLTGLLPTYASIGVAAPVLLTVLRIAQGLSAGGEIGGAASLATESAPEGRRGLFGSATSIGVSLGLAGAAAVVGTVTALTTAEQLAAWGWRIPFLIAGPLLVGAVLYRMRVEDSPVFQELVQESEPEKAPITEVLRHHGPAVLRTIGIVYAALTAGSLASVYILVHLSAVLEYPLTGSLWLVVLIVLLPIGLVPWSGALSDRFGRRRVLAVAMTGFIVLAVPCFWVMQQGSLFWAMVAAVVLNVPFAIQQGVLYTVLPELFPTKVRYTGISIGFNIGGVLGSGLVSVVATGLVSLTGNTLAPSFYLIVAALVGLVVVAITRETSRDRFGGVAAPAVTAAPAPARGSSAR; encoded by the coding sequence ATGTCCCAGGTCACGACGGAGGAAGCGACCCGTACCGGACGGCGGGCGAGCACCGCCGCGGCGGTGGGCACCGCCATCGAGTACTACGACTTCGCCATCTACGGCTACCTGGCCGTGGTCCTGGCCCCGCTGTTCTTCCCCGGTGGCGACGGCCTGGTCGGGCTGCTCGCCACGCTCGTGGTGGTGGCGAGCGGCTTCGCCGCACGACCGGTCGGCGGGCTCATCTTCGGCAGGCTGGGCGACCGGCGCGGCCGGCGGGCCGTGCTCCTGGTGACGGTGGCCCTGATGGGCGTCTCGACCGTCCTCACCGGGCTGCTGCCCACCTACGCGTCCATCGGTGTCGCCGCGCCGGTGCTGCTGACCGTGCTCCGCATCGCCCAGGGGCTCTCCGCGGGCGGCGAGATCGGCGGCGCCGCGTCGCTGGCCACCGAGTCCGCCCCGGAGGGGCGGCGCGGCCTGTTCGGGTCGGCGACCTCGATCGGCGTCAGCCTCGGGCTGGCGGGTGCCGCGGCGGTCGTCGGCACGGTCACCGCCCTGACCACGGCCGAGCAGCTGGCCGCCTGGGGCTGGCGGATCCCGTTCCTGATCGCGGGTCCGCTGCTCGTCGGCGCCGTGCTGTACCGGATGCGGGTCGAGGACTCACCGGTCTTCCAGGAGCTGGTCCAGGAGTCCGAACCGGAGAAGGCGCCGATCACCGAGGTCCTGCGCCACCACGGGCCGGCGGTGCTGCGCACCATCGGCATCGTCTACGCCGCCCTCACCGCCGGGAGCCTGGCCTCGGTCTACATCCTCGTGCACCTGTCCGCGGTGCTGGAGTACCCGCTCACGGGCTCGCTGTGGCTGGTCGTGCTGATCGTGCTCCTCCCGATCGGGCTCGTGCCGTGGTCCGGAGCGCTCAGCGACCGGTTCGGCCGCAGGCGGGTCCTCGCGGTCGCCATGACCGGCTTCATCGTCCTCGCCGTGCCGTGCTTCTGGGTGATGCAGCAGGGCTCGTTGTTCTGGGCCATGGTCGCGGCCGTCGTCCTCAACGTCCCGTTCGCGATCCAGCAGGGCGTGCTCTACACGGTCCTCCCGGAACTGTTCCCGACGAAGGTGCGCTACACCGGCATCTCCATCGGCTTCAACATCGGCGGCGTGCTCGGCTCCGGGCTCGTCTCGGTCGTCGCCACCGGTCTGGTCTCGCTCACCGGCAACACCCTCGCGCCGTCCTTCTACCTGATCGTCGCAGCCCTGGTCGGACTGGTGGTCGTCGCGATCACGCGGGAGACCTCGCGGGACAGGTTCGGCGGCGTCGCGGCGCCGGCGGTGACCGCCGCGCCCGCCCCGGCCAGGGGCAGTTCTGCCCGTTGA
- a CDS encoding LuxR C-terminal-related transcriptional regulator codes for MSRRLQLSERTVAHHLERIFGKLGVGSRAEAAATAEREGLALLP; via the coding sequence ATGTCGCGCCGGCTGCAGCTCAGCGAGCGCACGGTCGCCCACCACCTCGAGCGGATCTTCGGCAAGCTCGGCGTCGGATCCCGCGCGGAGGCCGCCGCGACGGCGGAGCGCGAGGGCCTCGCGCTCCTGCCGTGA
- a CDS encoding ABC transporter permease, which yields MPRIPLGDYVDDGISWLLVTIPGLLDAISAVMTLLVDSLTDLLTGPPFWVWVLVFTLGSLLVSGYGLAGFTLVAFLLVDALDLWKETMESLAVVLVAAVIATAIGVPLGIWAARRRSVSTVLRPVLDFMQTTPVFVYLIPAVFFFGIGVVPGVAATTIFSIPPAVRLTELGIRGVDPEVVEAAHAFGAHPRQILREVQLPMALPSIMAGVNQVIMLALSMVVVAGLAGAGGLGTVVVSAVTQLDVAAGFEGGLAVVILAIFLDRFTAALARRPNRGLWGTLRRRRVPEEAVEPTPVPVTTGVPAREGV from the coding sequence GTGCCCCGCATCCCCCTCGGCGACTACGTCGACGACGGCATCTCCTGGCTCCTGGTCACCATCCCGGGCCTGCTCGACGCGATCAGCGCCGTGATGACGCTGCTCGTCGACTCACTGACCGACCTGCTCACCGGTCCCCCGTTCTGGGTGTGGGTGCTGGTGTTCACCCTCGGCTCGCTGCTCGTCAGCGGGTACGGGCTGGCCGGGTTCACGCTCGTCGCGTTCCTGCTGGTCGACGCGCTCGACCTGTGGAAGGAGACGATGGAGTCGCTCGCGGTGGTGCTGGTCGCCGCCGTGATCGCGACGGCGATCGGGGTGCCGCTGGGCATCTGGGCGGCCCGGCGGCGCAGCGTCAGCACGGTGCTGCGCCCGGTCCTGGACTTCATGCAGACCACGCCGGTGTTCGTCTACCTGATCCCGGCCGTGTTCTTCTTCGGCATCGGCGTGGTGCCCGGCGTCGCCGCCACCACGATCTTCTCGATCCCCCCGGCGGTCCGGCTCACCGAGCTCGGCATCCGCGGGGTCGACCCCGAGGTCGTCGAGGCCGCGCACGCGTTCGGCGCCCACCCGCGCCAGATCCTGCGCGAGGTCCAGCTCCCGATGGCGCTGCCCTCGATCATGGCCGGCGTCAACCAGGTGATCATGCTGGCGCTGTCGATGGTCGTCGTCGCGGGGCTGGCGGGTGCGGGCGGGCTCGGCACGGTCGTCGTCAGCGCGGTGACCCAGCTCGACGTGGCGGCGGGCTTCGAGGGCGGGCTCGCCGTCGTCATCCTGGCGATCTTCCTCGACCGCTTCACCGCGGCGCTCGCCCGGCGGCCCAACCGCGGCCTGTGGGGGACGCTGCGGCGCCGCCGGGTGCCGGAGGAGGCGGTGGAGCCGACGCCGGTGCCGGTCACGACCGGTGTGCCGGCGCGGGAAGGGGTCTAG
- a CDS encoding quaternary amine ABC transporter ATP-binding protein has translation MARELTPDASPDGPLISVSDLGKVFGTPQQIAQAQELAAAGVPRADIQRRTGATLAVHDVSFDIHPGELFVVMGLSGSGKSTLVRLLNRLIEPTSGSIRIDGRELGGLGDADLRTLRNRRMSMVFQQFALLPHKTVLDNAGYGLQIRGVADGERRERAQWALDEVGLGDRGDAFPAQLSGGMKQRVGLARALASDTDVLLMDEPYSALDPLIRRDMQALLIRLQKDLRKTVVFITHDLNEAMRLGDRILLLKDGRLVQLGTGPAILAEPADDYVADFVSDVDRSRVLTAEDVLAEPRVVVRLDERPGDVLRRLGAAEANGAYVVDAEQRLLGVVRDDWLAHSASLGAETIGRDGLVADYLTTERDRPLIDILGHLGRHVVPLAVVDEERRLLGVVPRAAVLASLAGAPQPATRS, from the coding sequence GTGGCTCGCGAGCTGACGCCGGACGCCTCCCCGGACGGGCCGCTGATCTCGGTCAGCGACCTCGGGAAGGTCTTCGGCACCCCGCAGCAGATCGCGCAGGCGCAGGAGCTCGCGGCGGCGGGCGTCCCGCGCGCCGACATCCAGCGGCGCACCGGCGCCACCCTGGCCGTCCACGACGTGTCGTTCGACATCCACCCCGGTGAGCTGTTCGTCGTGATGGGGCTGTCGGGCTCGGGCAAGTCGACGCTCGTGCGGCTGCTCAACCGGCTCATCGAACCGACCAGCGGCTCCATCCGCATCGACGGCCGCGAGCTCGGCGGGCTCGGCGACGCCGACCTGCGCACGCTGCGCAACCGGCGGATGAGCATGGTGTTCCAGCAGTTCGCGCTGCTGCCGCACAAGACCGTGCTGGACAACGCCGGCTACGGCCTGCAGATCCGCGGCGTCGCCGACGGGGAACGCCGGGAGCGGGCGCAGTGGGCGCTGGACGAGGTCGGGCTCGGCGACCGCGGCGACGCGTTCCCGGCGCAGCTCTCGGGCGGCATGAAGCAGCGGGTCGGGCTCGCGCGGGCGCTGGCCAGCGACACCGACGTGCTGCTGATGGACGAGCCGTACTCCGCGCTCGACCCGCTGATCCGCCGCGACATGCAGGCGCTGCTGATCCGCCTGCAGAAGGACCTGCGCAAGACGGTCGTGTTCATCACCCACGACCTCAACGAGGCGATGCGCCTGGGCGACCGGATCCTGCTGCTCAAGGACGGGCGGCTGGTCCAGTTGGGCACCGGCCCGGCGATCCTCGCCGAGCCGGCCGACGACTACGTGGCCGACTTCGTCTCCGACGTCGACCGCAGCCGGGTGCTCACCGCCGAGGACGTCCTCGCCGAGCCGCGCGTGGTCGTGCGCCTCGACGAGCGCCCCGGTGACGTGCTGCGCCGCCTGGGCGCGGCCGAGGCGAACGGCGCGTACGTCGTCGACGCCGAGCAGCGCCTGCTCGGCGTCGTCCGCGACGACTGGCTCGCGCACTCGGCGAGCCTGGGTGCCGAGACCATCGGGCGCGACGGCCTGGTGGCCGACTACCTCACGACCGAGCGCGACCGCCCGCTGATCGACATCCTCGGGCACCTCGGGCGCCACGTCGTCCCGCTGGCCGTCGTCGACGAGGAGCGGCGGCTGCTGGGCGTCGTCCCGCGCGCCGCCGTCCTCGCGTCGCTGGCCGGCGCCCCGCAACCCGCGACCAGGAGCTGA
- a CDS encoding glycine betaine ABC transporter substrate-binding protein, which yields MPAPYRRRPAGRALASLLVAAAALTACGGAEQASGGGGEGITITAAEFPWSAAALTTALITEVTAQHPELGVAEIETTALGPAPAWAGAQRGDVDLLTEVALPNQQELADQAAATVQIVHQTYGDAEQGWFVPTYATQPGQPLAGLTSVTQLNDYAAALGGKLVDADPSFITTEQNAKRLQGYGLDLEQVTSSEAAQLAELRRAYERQEPILVYLYHPHWVFGEFEMTQLEEPTPNTPDCLTTGDGACAMPSYSASVAASNRVRDEAPAFYAMLQRFELPLADIEPLLKRIDVDNEDAEDVAKDWLSANPDAVAQWLAS from the coding sequence ATGCCCGCCCCGTACCGACGCCGCCCAGCCGGCCGTGCGCTCGCCTCCCTGCTCGTCGCCGCCGCGGCCCTCACCGCCTGCGGCGGGGCCGAGCAGGCCTCCGGCGGCGGCGGCGAGGGCATCACGATCACCGCCGCCGAGTTCCCGTGGAGCGCCGCGGCGCTCACCACCGCGCTCATCACCGAGGTCACCGCGCAGCACCCCGAGCTGGGCGTCGCGGAGATCGAGACGACGGCCCTGGGCCCGGCCCCGGCCTGGGCGGGCGCGCAGCGCGGTGACGTCGACCTGCTCACCGAGGTCGCCCTGCCCAACCAGCAGGAGCTGGCCGACCAGGCCGCCGCCACCGTCCAGATCGTCCACCAGACCTACGGCGACGCCGAGCAGGGCTGGTTCGTGCCCACCTACGCGACGCAGCCGGGGCAGCCGCTCGCCGGCCTGACCAGCGTCACCCAGCTCAACGACTACGCCGCCGCGCTCGGCGGCAAGCTCGTCGACGCCGACCCGAGCTTCATCACCACCGAGCAGAACGCGAAGCGGCTGCAGGGCTACGGGTTGGACCTGGAGCAGGTCACCTCCAGCGAGGCCGCCCAGCTCGCCGAGCTGCGCCGCGCCTACGAGCGCCAGGAGCCGATCCTGGTGTACCTCTACCACCCGCACTGGGTCTTCGGTGAGTTCGAGATGACCCAGCTCGAGGAGCCGACCCCGAACACGCCCGACTGCCTCACCACCGGCGACGGCGCCTGCGCGATGCCCTCCTACTCCGCCTCCGTGGCCGCCAGCAACCGCGTCCGCGACGAGGCCCCGGCCTTCTACGCGATGCTGCAGCGCTTCGAGCTGCCGCTGGCCGACATCGAGCCGCTGCTCAAGCGGATCGACGTCGACAACGAGGACGCCGAGGACGTGGCGAAGGACTGGCTGTCCGCCAACCCGGACGCGGTGGCGCAGTGGCTCGCGAGCTGA
- a CDS encoding TauD/TfdA dioxygenase family protein: MTTLAAPLTHSPASAGILDVDRLGPRFGARVRGLDLAAASDAEVAAVRAALTEHKVLFFTGQRLDPDSHVALGNRLGRLTASHPVVPGIDDAHAEIYALDSADNGFADVWHTDVTFVRRPPLGSILRAVTVPPQGGDTNWADLELAFSSLSEPLQRLAEQLTAVHDGTREFGYYLAQRRQGEGSLWEGERFTALEPVEHPVVRVHPETGRRSLFVNPGFTSHIAGVSDAESRHLLDLFYAHITKPEHIVRHRWTAGDVAMWDNRATAHYANRDYGDARRVMHRITIQGDEPVGVAALRRA, from the coding sequence ATGACCACCCTGGCCGCACCCCTGACCCACTCCCCCGCATCCGCGGGGATCCTCGACGTCGACCGGCTGGGCCCGCGCTTCGGCGCGCGGGTGCGCGGCCTCGACCTGGCCGCCGCCTCCGACGCCGAGGTCGCCGCCGTCCGGGCCGCCCTGACCGAGCACAAGGTGCTGTTCTTCACCGGCCAGCGCCTCGACCCCGACAGCCACGTCGCCCTGGGCAACCGGCTGGGCCGCCTCACCGCGTCGCACCCGGTCGTGCCCGGCATCGACGACGCGCACGCCGAGATCTACGCCCTCGACAGCGCCGACAACGGGTTCGCCGACGTCTGGCACACCGACGTCACGTTCGTCCGGCGCCCGCCGCTGGGCTCGATCCTGCGCGCGGTCACCGTGCCCCCGCAGGGCGGCGACACCAACTGGGCCGACCTGGAGCTCGCGTTCTCCTCGCTCTCGGAGCCGCTGCAGCGCCTGGCCGAGCAGCTCACCGCGGTGCACGACGGCACCCGCGAGTTCGGCTACTACCTCGCGCAGCGCCGCCAGGGCGAGGGCAGCCTGTGGGAGGGGGAGCGCTTCACCGCGCTGGAGCCCGTCGAGCACCCCGTGGTGCGCGTGCACCCGGAGACCGGGCGCCGCTCGCTGTTCGTCAACCCGGGCTTCACCAGCCACATCGCCGGGGTGTCCGACGCCGAGAGCCGCCACCTGCTCGACCTGTTCTACGCCCACATCACCAAGCCCGAGCACATCGTGCGCCACCGCTGGACCGCCGGTGACGTGGCCATGTGGGACAACCGCGCCACCGCCCACTACGCCAACCGCGACTACGGCGACGCCCGCCGCGTCATGCACCGCATCACGATCCAGGGCGACGAGCCCGTCGGCGTCGCCGCGCTGCGCCGGGCCTGA
- a CDS encoding ATP-binding protein, which yields MAPVERDTSTFRVRLLGVPAAASIVRERLRAWLDGFGWPEYEADDVVLAVHEAVTNSVEHGYGGREPGEVDVTGVRILDDDGQRVRLLVHDDGRWRPPGDPGYRGRGIAVMRGCVAEVGVHPGDEGTEVVLVSRPVPVPRARGAAPMSVAVLQVRSRVRAPGETGR from the coding sequence ATGGCCCCCGTGGAACGCGACACCAGCACCTTCCGGGTGCGGCTGCTCGGTGTGCCTGCGGCCGCCTCGATCGTCCGGGAGCGGCTGCGGGCCTGGCTCGACGGGTTCGGCTGGCCCGAGTACGAGGCCGACGACGTCGTGCTGGCGGTGCACGAGGCCGTCACCAACTCCGTCGAGCACGGGTACGGCGGCCGCGAGCCGGGCGAGGTCGACGTCACCGGCGTCCGCATCCTCGACGACGACGGGCAGCGCGTCCGCCTCCTCGTCCACGACGACGGGCGCTGGCGCCCACCGGGCGACCCCGGCTACCGCGGCCGCGGGATCGCCGTGATGCGCGGGTGCGTGGCCGAGGTGGGGGTCCACCCCGGCGACGAGGGCACCGAGGTCGTGCTGGTCAGCCGGCCGGTGCCGGTGCCGCGCGCCAGGGGGGCCGCGCCGATGTCCGTGGCGGTGCTGCAGGTGCGCAGCCGGGTGCGCGCCCCGGGGGAAACCGGTCGCTGA
- a CDS encoding STAS domain-containing protein — protein sequence MTIRSAEVRGHVVVHVRGEVEALTAERLGAAVAAALDGDLPVVLDLTDVHFLDSAGLSTLVRVTERGEELGEPLRIAVDSNRPVVRPIEITGLERRLALYDSVDDAITGPV from the coding sequence ATGACGATCCGGAGCGCCGAGGTCCGGGGGCACGTCGTGGTGCACGTGCGGGGCGAGGTCGAGGCGCTGACGGCCGAGCGGCTCGGCGCGGCCGTCGCCGCCGCGCTCGACGGCGACCTGCCCGTCGTCCTGGATCTCACCGACGTCCACTTCCTCGACTCCGCCGGCCTGTCCACGCTCGTCCGCGTCACCGAGCGCGGCGAGGAGCTCGGCGAACCCCTGCGCATCGCGGTCGACTCCAACCGCCCGGTCGTGCGCCCGATCGAGATCACCGGCCTGGAGCGGCGCCTCGCGCTCTACGACTCCGTCGACGACGCGATCACCGGACCGGTCTGA
- a CDS encoding DedA family protein has translation MAGLDAVVHSAWLLPVLVLMIAADGPVPMLPSETLLMTAAAVAFTEGDVALLVGLFVAAVLGSAIGDLLVYGLGRTSHKLIAGSSQGHGSAWVRRHLLNRPGPVLVLARFVPGGRLVSTAAAGRFGLPLHRFVGWSLASSAAWAVYMLVVGRILEPMTGGNPLLCVVGAGVLAAVTAVVFALARRVLRRRGRRSPDVDRPVSAEAPRSTDTGHSLQRIALAGDAALSRSPSSGSSPSVTGRAAVVGSTVSAERRAAADGRVLGAPVPHVGE, from the coding sequence GTGGCAGGTCTCGATGCCGTCGTGCACAGCGCCTGGCTGCTGCCGGTGCTGGTGCTGATGATCGCGGCCGACGGGCCCGTGCCCATGCTGCCGAGCGAGACGCTGCTGATGACGGCCGCGGCCGTCGCGTTCACCGAGGGTGACGTGGCCCTGCTGGTCGGGCTGTTCGTGGCCGCCGTCCTCGGGTCGGCGATCGGCGACCTGCTCGTCTACGGGCTCGGCCGCACGTCCCACAAGCTGATCGCGGGCTCCTCGCAGGGCCACGGCTCGGCGTGGGTGCGCCGGCACCTGCTCAACCGGCCGGGGCCGGTCCTGGTCCTGGCCCGGTTCGTGCCCGGAGGGCGCCTGGTGAGCACCGCGGCCGCCGGTCGCTTCGGGCTGCCGCTGCACCGGTTCGTCGGCTGGTCGCTGGCCAGCTCGGCGGCCTGGGCGGTCTACATGCTGGTCGTCGGGCGGATCCTGGAGCCGATGACGGGGGGCAACCCGCTGCTCTGCGTCGTCGGTGCCGGGGTGCTCGCGGCGGTGACGGCCGTGGTGTTCGCGCTGGCCCGGCGGGTGCTGCGCCGGCGGGGCCGCCGGAGCCCGGACGTGGATCGACCGGTGTCGGCGGAGGCTCCCCGTTCCACCGACACCGGTCATAGCCTCCAACGGATCGCACTCGCCGGGGATGCGGCGCTTTCTCGCTCTCCGTCGAGCGGCTCATCACCATCGGTGACCGGTCGGGCGGCGGTTGTCGGATCAACGGTCTCCGCCGAGCGACGGGCGGCGGCCGACGGGCGAGTGCTCGGCGCGCCCGTCCCTCACGTGGGGGAGTAG
- a CDS encoding helix-turn-helix domain-containing protein, with amino-acid sequence MPQTALDLLRLLAQDAPADLIEARALQATDSETAAVARALALRVRAGIDEHRRREAELSALVETARDLASAADPRGVLDAIVRRARGLIGTDVAYLTLYDPQRGDTFMRATAGSVSARFQGLRLPLGAGLGGLVAQTRRPYWTADYPADGRYAHTSEIDDAVDEEGLVAICGTPLLVDGEFVGVLFAANRTRRPFTREEVALLGSLAALAAVSLVQARRTAETADALAALSAAHAGIESAATAHDRFSEVVLSGGGVDDIAATLGELLGCWVAVLDVDDGRLAAHGPVPPGDLAASPAVTRSAETGRLAGADGRWAVSVHAAGQRLGSLVLGGRGDLDDGQGRTVERAAMVTALVLLFRLRAAESDQRVRADLLAELLARPEGGPDAGLVERGRLLGLRLGVPHVVAVCRGPVRGLAVTAGGGGGLAGPHGEDLVAVVPGTDPSAVAEALSRRLPDGVTTGTAGPVVPGCGLREVHERAQRTTGALVALGRPFGSARELGFAGLVGPGDVGAFLDDVLGPVTGYDARRGSDLLGTLDAYFAAGGSPSRAAGALHVHVNTVTQRLDRVATLLGDDWSTPARALELQLALHLRRLGGPPT; translated from the coding sequence GTGCCGCAGACCGCGCTGGACCTGCTGCGCCTGCTCGCCCAGGACGCACCCGCCGACCTCATCGAGGCCCGTGCGCTGCAGGCCACCGACAGCGAGACCGCGGCCGTCGCGCGGGCGCTGGCCCTGCGCGTCCGGGCCGGCATCGACGAGCACCGCCGCCGCGAGGCCGAGCTCTCGGCGCTGGTCGAGACCGCCCGCGACCTCGCCTCGGCCGCCGACCCCCGCGGCGTCCTCGACGCCATCGTCCGCCGCGCCCGCGGCCTGATCGGCACCGACGTCGCCTACCTGACCCTGTACGACCCGCAGCGCGGCGACACGTTCATGCGCGCCACCGCAGGCTCGGTGTCGGCGCGGTTCCAGGGCCTGCGGCTGCCGCTGGGGGCCGGGCTCGGCGGGCTCGTCGCGCAGACCCGCCGCCCCTACTGGACCGCCGACTACCCCGCCGACGGCCGCTACGCCCACACCTCCGAGATCGACGACGCCGTCGACGAGGAGGGGCTGGTCGCGATCTGCGGCACGCCGCTGCTCGTCGACGGCGAGTTCGTCGGCGTGCTGTTCGCCGCCAACCGCACGCGCCGCCCGTTCACCCGCGAGGAGGTCGCGCTGCTCGGCTCGCTGGCCGCGCTGGCCGCCGTCTCGCTCGTGCAGGCCCGCCGGACGGCCGAGACCGCCGACGCCCTCGCCGCGCTGTCCGCCGCCCACGCGGGCATCGAGAGCGCCGCCACCGCACACGACCGGTTCTCCGAGGTCGTGCTCTCGGGCGGCGGCGTCGACGACATCGCGGCCACCCTCGGCGAGCTGCTCGGCTGCTGGGTCGCCGTCCTCGACGTCGACGACGGGCGCCTCGCCGCGCACGGCCCGGTGCCGCCCGGCGACCTCGCCGCCTCCCCCGCCGTGACGCGCTCCGCCGAGACCGGCCGCCTCGCCGGGGCCGACGGGCGCTGGGCGGTCTCGGTGCACGCCGCCGGGCAGCGGCTGGGCTCGCTGGTGCTCGGCGGCCGCGGCGACCTCGACGACGGGCAGGGCCGCACCGTCGAGCGCGCGGCCATGGTCACCGCGCTCGTGCTGCTGTTCCGGCTGCGGGCCGCCGAGTCCGACCAGCGCGTCCGCGCCGACCTGCTGGCCGAGCTGCTCGCCCGTCCCGAGGGCGGGCCCGACGCCGGGCTGGTCGAGCGCGGCCGCCTGCTCGGCCTGCGCCTGGGCGTCCCGCACGTGGTGGCAGTGTGCCGCGGCCCGGTCCGCGGCCTCGCGGTCACCGCGGGCGGGGGCGGCGGACTCGCGGGCCCGCACGGCGAGGACCTCGTCGCGGTCGTGCCGGGCACCGACCCGTCCGCCGTCGCCGAGGCCCTGTCCCGGCGCCTGCCCGACGGCGTCACGACCGGCACGGCGGGCCCGGTCGTGCCGGGCTGCGGGCTGCGCGAGGTCCACGAGCGGGCGCAGCGGACGACGGGGGCTCTCGTCGCGCTGGGGCGGCCGTTCGGGTCGGCGCGGGAGCTGGGCTTCGCCGGGCTGGTCGGGCCGGGCGACGTCGGCGCCTTCCTCGACGACGTGCTCGGCCCCGTCACCGGGTACGACGCCCGCCGCGGCAGCGACCTCCTCGGCACCCTCGACGCCTACTTCGCCGCCGGCGGGAGCCCGAGCCGCGCGGCGGGCGCGCTGCACGTGCACGTCAACACCGTGACCCAGCGCCTCGACCGCGTCGCCACCCTGCTCGGCGACGACTGGTCGACCCCGGCGCGCGCCCTGGAGCTCCAGCTCGCGCTCCACCTGCGCCGCCTCGGCGGCCCCCCGACGTGA